The genomic interval aaagtatataTAAAGAAGACTACGAAGGCACAGATATTTGCAGATTTACCAAATTagacagatttaaaataaaggaGGGGAGAAGAGAAAGAAGTTGGGGAGATTAAGGGCAGTTTCACTAACCGACAATAGAGGGAGCTCTAACAGCTCAAATATCCAGGTCTACTATAAACTATGTGTCTTTTTTACTGGATGTACTATATAAAGCATTGAAATATAGGAATATCTTTTGAAAACACTGTTCACTGCAGCAGGACACAGGGATAAACCACATGAGCGTGTGTGTCGTTGCATGTATTTCTCATGAATCATTTCCAAGCAATCCCTTCACACATGATAGATAAACACCAACAACACCAGCAATATTTAAACCAATGTAAGTCCcaccaatgtgtgtgtgtgcatgtgtttgcgCTTGTTTTGTGTATCCTAGAAATTTATGGACACAGATGCGTTTAGTTTGATCAATCCGGGTGGGAAAAGGAGGAAACTGATGCAAGCGTGTAAGCAGGGACTACGCACACTCGAAACGACAACAAGGCCAACGATAACAGCAAGGGCACCAACGACAACATGAACAGAGACGACACGTGGGGTAGGAATCCTCCACTCACACAGAGAAGAAAGAAAGGCTACAATTCATCTGGAAAAAGGGATTATATTGTCAGATTGGAGGACTTAGACAGCATCCTGTCATTCtgtgtgctttttaaaaaatccaTCTGCTTTCTATCAAGTTATCAATCAGCCTTTCAGACTATTTATGTGCTTAGTTTTGTAAGCAATATGCTCATCGATTTGTCTCTGAGTCTGTCCTTGCAAACTGTCCTGGTCAGATTGCACAGATAAAAGGATAAGCGAAGTAATTGTGCTTCTCGGTCCACGCAGCCATCTGAGGGGGGGTGGAggcatcatcatctgggctgcGGAGGTCAGAGGTTGTGTGGGAGTAGCATCCAGGCAGCAGAAGAAGGAGCAACAAACAgcactcctcctcctcagtaCCTGCATGAGGATACTCGGGAAGCTCTTACAAAAAAGGAGGGACACTCTCAGATTTGCACTCTGAAAAACACCAGCCTTTAGCCTTGGGAAAGGCTTCTTCGTACACCTACACACGATGTTGGGGAGAGGGGGAAGGaccttgttaaaaaaaaaaaccacatggATGGGAGATCAGTCCAGCATTGCATCCAACTGGTCCGCCAAGTCGTCAAACATGCTGCCGATGTCATCCAGAATGGAGACCGCTGCTTTTTTGCTGGAAACGGGGAATCAAGATAAGAAAATGTATAAGGCTCAAACAGCAATATCAGCATAGGAGTAAAATCAGAGCTCTACTgttttttagattaaaatatCCAGAGTTCATAGTCATTTTAGAGACAAAGGTTTATAATAAATTCATGGTAGATATTTTCTACAGGGGTCAGACTTACTGAActtggaaaaaaatcatatggaTGGATCTCCATACTTTTACCAAATGTTTCCTGACACGGACAATACTGAAATCAAAATTTCCAGACTTTCTGAGACCGTACAGTTATGACGGAGTATTAGGGCCAGGCAAAGagaattcattttttaaattacgaGAATAAAGTTGTAACATTACGAGAAAAAACTGATGACAGCTCCACTTCCAAAAAGAAGCAATTTCTTCCTAGTCTGTGTCATTCTTTTTTCAAAACAGACACAGTCGTATGCACAATCCTTTCAAAGTCCAGATATTGGTAATAATTTGATGCCAATGTGCTAAAAGATTAAGAATGTCCTTTTCTGTGAAACCAGTACTGAAGTATAACTTCACAAGATGCTCAACATTCCTCATTTTAATATATTGAACTCTGGGCTTTATTGTAAGAGTTGTAAAAATGACAACTTTATTCTCGTAATATTTCGACTTTATTCTCttaatttcccccaaaacaatcTCTTAGCCTAGCCCTTATACTCCTTTGTAGAGCAGTAACTGTGGGCTGATAGACCAAAGCCAAAAGCAGTAACATTAGACAATTAGAGATGACACTACACTTTTTATACCGTCCCACAGACAGATGTTCCCAGGATCAGTTGTTCATTGCAATGCACAAAATTAAACATGTTAGTAGGACTTTCAGGCATCCTCTTTAGTATTAACAGCTTAATTTGCTAACTTTTGAGACAGTCAGGCCACTTGTTTGCACTTGTGTGAGGTTAGCATCATATGTGCAGTAGTGTTTTTGCAACAGCCTTGGGTTTGTAAAATTATTAATCTCACATTGCAATGTTAAACTATGTATTGCATTGCAATGAAAGCTAAAATAGTTTCTGCATATTTTGTAATCGACTAGGATGCTAACATGTGTCCCTTTGATGTTAGTGTCATTTATCTTTTATCATCTTTACTTCATGAATACTCACTCATTTGGTCTGTCTTCCTCTTTGATTTTATGCTCTACAGTCGGCAAAGCTGCAGCCAAGGAGGCGCTGGTCTCTTCCAAACGATGCTGAATCCTCTTCTCTTGCTGTCCTCCTTCTTCTTGACTCTCCTCTTTCGCTTCTCCTCTCCTCAAAGTCTTCCTTTCCAACTCACCCTGGTTTTCATCTTCTGCCATTTTGCTCTCCTCCTTCTCCTGTTCTGTTTTCCTCTGGTGCTCCTTCTCTTTCCTcctctcctcttcttcctctgccTCCCGTCCTCCCAGCAGGTCAATAGAGAGGCCAGCAATGGAGGAGCGGGGAGGTTTGACAGGGTGCGGTGACGGAGTAGAGGGACTCTGGGCTGGAGACGTGGAAGTGAGAGGGAGTcctggagagagagagggagcagAGGGATTTTCAGGAGCTGGAAGCGGGGCAGCAGCCAGAGGAGAGGAGGGTCTTGGAGCTGGAATGGGGCTGGTTGCAACCGGGCTAGTAGCAGCAGGACTGGGGCTCGTGGCAACTGAAGATACAACTGCTTTTCCTGGTTTGGGAGCCGTTGGAGGCCCACGGGGTTTTGGGGATACCGGAGGAGGGGCACGCTTTGGCTCTGGTCAGagaaaaatcaaacataaaATCCTTTTATACACAAACAGAATTTAATCAATTCATGCAGCCAGAGGTTTAAGCATTTTTAAGTGTTCTTGAACATTAGTTGTCCTTGCTTTATTAAGGTCTTTCAACATTTGTTTGGGCTGATACTTATTTTTTGTCCTTAGTGTTCATAAAACCCATTGCAGTCGTGTAAAGGTTTTAACCTGAAAACCTGATATATATTGCAATATCTTGTGGAATTAGATTTGATTATCCACCTGTTGGATACTGAACAGAAAATGAGTAAATAACTAAgcaaaatccagaaaaaaagcttttagaaAGCCTGAAGAACTTTCGATCaagaccactttaaaagatAATATGAAGGTCTGACTCAGTGGATGGAACAGAGTTgtatttgtggttttggttcTCACCAGGGCTCTGTGCTGGCTCCATATTTTCAGGTCCAGGTATTGGGACCCTTCGAGTTGGAGTAGGCGGGTCGGCCTGGGTCTTTCTCAGGGCGACTGTAGAAGGTTTGGGTGAGACTGGTGGCTTCAGAGACTTCCTGGCTTCCATCCACTCACAGGTCTCCCTGCCGGTTTCTGTCCTCTCGGAGGCCTCGGACACTGGCCTCCGCCTCAGCACCACGCCGCCATTCTGCTGCGGCTCTCCCACATTTTTCTGGGTGCCGTCAGGGGAGTTTGATTGATTATTGCTGTGAGTGACAGATTGGGTTTGCTCCGTTGTGCGTTGTCGTCTGCGTATTGTTTCCGAGCCGGTTGTCATGGTAATTACAGTGGTAGCCACTGATGTGGGGCCTTCAGTCTCTGTAGCTGGAGGACGTGGTTTCCTCCTGAGTGTTGCTGTCCCATCGGTGATCTCGGATCCGGACGTGACCACGATGGAGCGAGGTCGAGGCTCTGGACGTTGCTGGACGGATTGTTGTGGTAACTGATCAGAATGCTCATCAGGGTGGCTTTCAAGTCCACTGACGGTCCTGCGCCGGTTTGCAACGTCATCCTCAGATGCTCCCAGACCTCCAGCTCGTGCCTGGCGACGGAGCAGGGGAGGACTTGCCTAAAAGTCACATGGTTGTTACAAAAACTTCTTACATTAGGTTGAAATTGTAAAATTCCAAGTTTCCACATACTCACCTGTAGGAAGTTAGCCCCACTTGCCACATTCCTTGGCACCATTGATGTTTCCAGCATGGCTGCGAGGCTGCGAACACTCCCCGAAGTCCCCTCGGATCTCTGAAGGCCAGCAGAGTCCTGAGCTCTTAAAGCTGCTCCCAAGCTGCCACAGTCACTGGCTCGCCTCTCTCGATAGGTTGGCAGCCCCAGAAGCCCCACCCCCTGTCCTTCACCTTCCCCGTCACCACCAGTAATGGAAGAACATGATCGTTTAGGTGGCGTAGGGGGCCGGCCTTTTCGTCTGGGACGGAGGGTGACGGATGACTGGCTGCGGTTAACGGTGACATCATTAGGTGCAGCAGTATGCGTGGAGCTGCTTCGGCACACAGTGGCATATCGGGAGTCTGATTCTGAGCCGATGAGGCTGTGAGTCCTTTGTCGTTCCTCCTCCTCACAGGGCAGCCGCAGCAGCGGTACCGACCCATCGGCGGAGGATGTCTGGGTGGATGGTCGCGGGCGAGCCCTAGGGGAGGCCTGCTGGGTATGGCCATGTGGTGGGGTTTGTGGGGGGGTCTGGGTCGGTGTGTGGGGAGGGGTCTGTGAAGATGTGAGACCTGGGCGAGGTTTGGCCAGTGGGCTTGGGGCACTCTCCCTCAGTTTCCTTGCCTCTCTCCGTGACTCTGAGGAAGTGCTCCCTCCTGGGCTGGAAGGAGGTGAAGTGGGACTCTGAGGAGGCTCAGAGCCACTTTCTCTTCGTTGTAGCTCCTTCAGTCTTTTTACTCCCAGCATCAATTTCTTCTGATGTCCTGAGGGACAACAGTGGTGTGATAGAGGAGAATTTATTGTAAGATAAGAACAGATATTACAGTGTCTAGTAATGCTATTAATAACTCTGTaatatttccacatttattcatgttacaaccagaaacttcagtgtattttatttggattttatgtgatagaccaacagatagcagaacataattgtgaaatgaaaggaaaactgcTACAATTGTGCACTTAACACTGTACTTAATGCAAGAATGGCACAAGAAAATTAGGTTGGCCCAAGTCATGTAGGAGGCACAGCAAAAAGGTGGAATAGGcttctctgatcagatgagaccaaaactgaactttttggccaacaaTGGGGGTGCAGAAATAccctataaaatacattgaagcttgtggttgtaatttggcacaatgtgaaaatgtttaaggaattgaaatacttttgcaaagcagcaTATATTTATTGGTTTACCAAGCTTAGAGATGCCAATCTCTTGCAGGTCTTCCAGACTGATGTCtgaaacaaagtcaatgttttcaTACCCATTCTGGACAAGAACTTGGTAGTATTGGCTGAGACCGAGGTGAGAAAGCCAGTCTGCCAGGTTAgcctaaataaaacacagaaaacaaagtttACGGGACAGAAAATTTGAGAAAAGGCTACCAAAGTCTTACaaagaacttaaaaaaaaaaacctccaaaaGCCTAAGGAGACTATTAAtcaagaaaatgtaataaagtttCAAGAAAGTTTGGATCTtcagaagaaaaataagaaaattaaaagtgaTTCAAAACATAATACTATAGCTGCCAAAAACCCACATCCACCAGGGAAAGCCTTACAGGTTTGTGATCAGGTAGCCAGTCTGTTGAGGGCAGCTTGCTGATTTCTGACAGTAACTTCTTTCGATGTCCAGGCTTCATGACACCGATTGCCGTCAGGTCCTGAAACAGAAAGCACACTTCTCACATCAGGTCCCCACCACTGGCACTGCAGGACCTTTTTTGTAATATGGATAAATGAGTTGCACGTGACATGCCTTCTAGAATACTTTGGTTAGTGTAACCACTGATGAGGGTCCACTGTTTTTGGGTTGGATTATGTTACACTGCTGTGTCTGCTTCAGCACAGATAGTTGAACATATGGACAACAACACTGAAACCTCATGCAGAAACATAAACTAAAGGGACAAAGGCTATTTTGTGCAAACCAGTTAGTGCATCTGTCAAATTTTCAAACTGCAAAACAAGATCTGCTTCTAATAAAGCTCTGTTGAGGAAAAATGTCTTTCTACGCTGATGCAGTTGGactcaaatttaaaataatgctTTATGGATGCATTTAGAGGGTATGCATACATATGTATCTATGTGTATTTATGTAAATTACAGgcagaaaaaaatctttggGATTCTTAAAAACAAGAGATCTTTGTGACACAGACTGAAAGTAAAAAGTACCATCTGCTGAAAGTGGCTGGTAATTTTGAAAGAGAAGAAAAGGGCATAATTTTGATCATGTCCTCTAGTGAGTCTAcctgatattttatttttattttttctctaacCAACAAACCACAGTGTACTCAAATTCATGTTGGTTTTTTAACATTCTTGTACAACGTTTTAACAAAGTTCTTTACATGCAGACGGTAATTAACAGAACTCAAATAAATCAGCTATGTATATAAGACGCATCCTTATTGTGCAATGCTTTCAAATGGCTCCGAGTCTATGCTCAGCTTGGCAGTTGTTCTGAACTTAGGAGCATTAGCCAAGTCAAGACCCCTTTGTAATGTATTAAGTGATTAACTTAGTGCTTCTGTAGTCATACTGAACCTTCAGTGTTTTTGAGCTAAATCCACAATCACCCAGCTTCACTCTCAACACTCACACATTTATACAGGGATACGCAAATCAGTTGACAACTTGGTTTAGGAGCATTTCTCAAGGACACATTGACATGAGGTGGGAGGAAGGTGGAATCCAACTCACAACTTTCCACTTGCAAGATGACTGCCAGCCCATTGAAAATAACAGGATGTATTCAAGGTCAGGAAAGAacaagtattttttttgttctgacaTAATATCACCAATTAGTACAGCACAGGTTTGTATACCCCTCCCGCAGTCCTGGCTAAGCATTCGTACAGAGTGGGGCAGGTGTCACGAGAGGCATGAGAAAGAATTGCATGCGGGGTTGTTCTGACCCCCGCAGAACCAAAAATCTAGGGCAGTGGTCGGAAATGTGATGTGGAGGGCTCCCTGCAGTCCGGCGTGTGGGAAAACCACGAAAGAGACGGGAAAACTCGAGCAGCGCACACAGGGGTCTGTTCGACCCCTCCAGGACTGCGGGAGGGATGCTGTAGCTGCATGCACAACACTAAAAACTAATTTACGCAAAGACCACTCAAATGTCAAACCAACGACCCCATGAATACCGTAATGTCATGCTACGCTATGCAGACACTCTGTCTGCACTAATGAAGATTCAAAAGTATCTTCCTCTGACGCAGTAGTACACTGTTCATTTTAAACGTTTCATCCCAATGCAAACACTATGCAAAACAGGGGCACATCACAAGCAAAATACATTCTTGAAGGATGTGCAAGGACTTGCATTTCACAAAATCTGTTGAAAGTTAAGATGTAAAACATGTCTTTATATACTCCAGCAgctttaattctgctttaatTCCCTCTGTGTTTGTTGCTGAAGCGAGGACAACTGCTACCCTATGAGAAAATAGGTGCATATTTCTTTCATTCCTTAATCTGTTGGATTTGATGGGCCTATCTGCATCTGCCATTTCTACAGTGTAATCCTCTTCATGCAGTGCAAAAATCAAGCAGCTAGCGTATGTAAAGCATGTTCATAAATGGAGCAAATTGAATGGCTTTGTGAATTTTCCTCTGCTATACCACGCTGGAACACTCGGATGTGTATATACAGGTACATGAATGAAGCAAACAGAATGAAGAGTGACTGACTGAGGCTCAGGACCCACATAAAGATGAATGGGTGACACAGACAGAAGGGCCATGATGGCATGATCCAGGTCAGTGATGGATTGATGGAGGGGTGTTAGAAAGCACCACTGGTCATGACCTTACCTCAGGGGTCATGCGGCTAATGGTGTCTAGATCATATCCTGCTGTTAGGAAGTGAGTTGTGTAGAACTGCAGCTGAAACTCGCCCAGCCATGTCACCACTGCCTGCTTctacaacagaaaacacagaacactaCCGACTGCTCCTATAAGAGAGGACAGGGTTCTTTCTAGAGCACAGAAAAGACTGATCTGAGAAGACACCCTCCTTTTAAGGTTTATTCAAAAACAAGAGTTATCTAATCCTTACTAGGTATAAAACTTAGGTTAACACTATTGTGTCACCAGCTGAGTGCAGATGTTTAAACCTCAATTCTTGAGCACACAGCGGTTATTCAACCCTCAGTTTCAGCTGACCAGCTGTCCGTGGGTGTCTCAGAGTGTTGTGACAGCAG from Girardinichthys multiradiatus isolate DD_20200921_A chromosome 5, DD_fGirMul_XY1, whole genome shotgun sequence carries:
- the si:dkeyp-9d4.3 gene encoding caskin-1 isoform X2, which codes for MGKDQELLQAVKTEDLLTAQRLLQRPRPGKAKLLGAAKRVNVNIQDADGLSPLHHAALSGNKDLISLLLEAQAAVDIKDHKGMRPLHYAAWQGKTEPMKMLLKAGSSVNGQSDEGQIPLHLSAQHGHYDGSEMLLQHQSNPCISDAAGKTPLDLACEFGRVTVVQLLLSSNMCAAMLEPKPSDPNGVSPLHLAAKNGHIDVIRLLIQAGIDINRQSECGTALHQAALCGKTEVVRLLLDSGISAGVRNTLSQTALDIVNQFTTTQASREIKQLLRDASAAMQVRALKDYCNNYDLTSLNIKAGDIITVLEQHSDGRWKGCIHDNRTGNDRVGYFPSNIVEVIKRAGHSPSQQCHTLLLRRPNPCPIASANGHPYPPTKVLPLHLHLPPPPPLHSSAQSLPRFSSFGYVPLPISPPSLSTPPLSTSPPLSTPQEQQSQTGSRTAELSPQGSPTLGHQSSTSEDIWVLRKPVAGGERSGSVCSLGSVRSSSSLQGSGNTHVLTTPAPSPHPASTPGLNTHGLNAPGLHAQAEGVKLLATVLSQSVKAKEHLLEQSQSVEQSASSSSRTVHEQRSFERKTEEDDGKDLTAIGVMKPGHRKKLLSEISKLPSTDWLPDHKPANLADWLSHLGLSQYYQVLVQNGYENIDFVSDISLEDLQEIGISKLGHQKKLMLGVKRLKELQRRESGSEPPQSPTSPPSSPGGSTSSESRREARKLRESAPSPLAKPRPGLTSSQTPPHTPTQTPPQTPPHGHTQQASPRARPRPSTQTSSADGSVPLLRLPCEEEERQRTHSLIGSESDSRYATVCRSSSTHTAAPNDVTVNRSQSSVTLRPRRKGRPPTPPKRSCSSITGGDGEGEGQGVGLLGLPTYRERRASDCGSLGAALRAQDSAGLQRSEGTSGSVRSLAAMLETSMVPRNVASGANFLQASPPLLRRQARAGGLGASEDDVANRRRTVSGLESHPDEHSDQLPQQSVQQRPEPRPRSIVVTSGSEITDGTATLRRKPRPPATETEGPTSVATTVITMTTGSETIRRRQRTTEQTQSVTHSNNQSNSPDGTQKNVGEPQQNGGVVLRRRPVSEASERTETGRETCEWMEARKSLKPPVSPKPSTVALRKTQADPPTPTRRVPIPGPENMEPAQSPEPKRAPPPVSPKPRGPPTAPKPGKAVVSSVATSPSPAATSPVATSPIPAPRPSSPLAAAPLPAPENPSAPSLSPGLPLTSTSPAQSPSTPSPHPVKPPRSSIAGLSIDLLGGREAEEEEERRKEKEHQRKTEQEKEESKMAEDENQGELERKTLRRGEAKEESQEEGGQQEKRIQHRLEETSASLAAALPTVEHKIKEEDRPNDKKAAVSILDDIGSMFDDLADQLDAMLD
- the si:dkeyp-9d4.3 gene encoding caskin-1 isoform X1 produces the protein MGKDQELLQAVKTEDLLTAQRLLQRPRPGKAKLLGAAKRVNVNIQDADGLSPLHHAALSGNKDLISLLLEAQAAVDIKDHKGMRPLHYAAWQGKTEPMKMLLKAGSSVNGQSDEGQIPLHLSAQHGHYDGSEMLLQHQSNPCISDAAGKTPLDLACEFGRVTVVQLLLSSNMCAAMLEPKPSDPNGVSPLHLAAKNGHIDVIRLLIQAGIDINRQSECGTALHQAALCGKTEVVRLLLDSGISAGVRNTLSQTALDIVNQFTTTQASREIKQLLRDASAAMQVRALKDYCNNYDLTSLNIKAGDIITVLEQHSDGRWKGCIHDNRTGNDRVGYFPSNIVEVIKRAGHSPSQQCHTLLLRRPNPCPIASANGHPYPPTKVLPLHLHLPPPPPLHSSAQSLPRFSSFGYVPLPISPPSLSTPPLSTSPPLSTPQEQQSQTGSRTAELSPQGSPTLGHQSSTSEDIWVLRKPVAGGERSGSVCSLGSVRSSSSLQGSGNTHVLTTPAPSPHPASTPGLNTHGLNAPGLHAQAEGVKLLATVLSQSVKAKEHLLEQSQSVEQSASSSSRTVHEQRSFERKTEEDDGKKQAVVTWLGEFQLQFYTTHFLTAGYDLDTISRMTPEDLTAIGVMKPGHRKKLLSEISKLPSTDWLPDHKPANLADWLSHLGLSQYYQVLVQNGYENIDFVSDISLEDLQEIGISKLGHQKKLMLGVKRLKELQRRESGSEPPQSPTSPPSSPGGSTSSESRREARKLRESAPSPLAKPRPGLTSSQTPPHTPTQTPPQTPPHGHTQQASPRARPRPSTQTSSADGSVPLLRLPCEEEERQRTHSLIGSESDSRYATVCRSSSTHTAAPNDVTVNRSQSSVTLRPRRKGRPPTPPKRSCSSITGGDGEGEGQGVGLLGLPTYRERRASDCGSLGAALRAQDSAGLQRSEGTSGSVRSLAAMLETSMVPRNVASGANFLQASPPLLRRQARAGGLGASEDDVANRRRTVSGLESHPDEHSDQLPQQSVQQRPEPRPRSIVVTSGSEITDGTATLRRKPRPPATETEGPTSVATTVITMTTGSETIRRRQRTTEQTQSVTHSNNQSNSPDGTQKNVGEPQQNGGVVLRRRPVSEASERTETGRETCEWMEARKSLKPPVSPKPSTVALRKTQADPPTPTRRVPIPGPENMEPAQSPEPKRAPPPVSPKPRGPPTAPKPGKAVVSSVATSPSPAATSPVATSPIPAPRPSSPLAAAPLPAPENPSAPSLSPGLPLTSTSPAQSPSTPSPHPVKPPRSSIAGLSIDLLGGREAEEEEERRKEKEHQRKTEQEKEESKMAEDENQGELERKTLRRGEAKEESQEEGGQQEKRIQHRLEETSASLAAALPTVEHKIKEEDRPNDKKAAVSILDDIGSMFDDLADQLDAMLD
- the si:dkeyp-9d4.3 gene encoding caskin-1 isoform X3, with translation MGKDQELLQAVKTEDLLTAQRLLQRPRPGKAKLLGAAKRVNVNIQDADGLSPLHHAALSGNKDLISLLLEAQAAVDIKDHKGMRPLHYAAWQGKTEPMKMLLKAGSSVNGQSDEGQIPLHLSAQHGHYDGSEMLLQHQSNPCISDAAGKTPLDLACEFGRVTVVQLLLSSNMCAAMLEPKPSDPNGVSPLHLAAKNGHIDVIRLLIQAGIDINRQSECGTALHQAALCGKTEVVRLLLDSGISAGVRNTLSQTALDIVNQFTTTQASREIKQLLRDASAAMQVRALKDYCNNYDLTSLNIKAGDIITVLEQHSDGRWKGCIHDNRTGNDRVGYFPSNIVEVIKRAGSRTAELSPQGSPTLGHQSSTSEDIWVLRKPVAGGERSGSVCSLGSVRSSSSLQGSGNTHVLTTPAPSPHPASTPGLNTHGLNAPGLHAQAEGVKLLATVLSQSVKAKEHLLEQSQSVEQSASSSSRTVHEQRSFERKTEEDDGKKQAVVTWLGEFQLQFYTTHFLTAGYDLDTISRMTPEDLTAIGVMKPGHRKKLLSEISKLPSTDWLPDHKPANLADWLSHLGLSQYYQVLVQNGYENIDFVSDISLEDLQEIGISKLGHQKKLMLGVKRLKELQRRESGSEPPQSPTSPPSSPGGSTSSESRREARKLRESAPSPLAKPRPGLTSSQTPPHTPTQTPPQTPPHGHTQQASPRARPRPSTQTSSADGSVPLLRLPCEEEERQRTHSLIGSESDSRYATVCRSSSTHTAAPNDVTVNRSQSSVTLRPRRKGRPPTPPKRSCSSITGGDGEGEGQGVGLLGLPTYRERRASDCGSLGAALRAQDSAGLQRSEGTSGSVRSLAAMLETSMVPRNVASGANFLQASPPLLRRQARAGGLGASEDDVANRRRTVSGLESHPDEHSDQLPQQSVQQRPEPRPRSIVVTSGSEITDGTATLRRKPRPPATETEGPTSVATTVITMTTGSETIRRRQRTTEQTQSVTHSNNQSNSPDGTQKNVGEPQQNGGVVLRRRPVSEASERTETGRETCEWMEARKSLKPPVSPKPSTVALRKTQADPPTPTRRVPIPGPENMEPAQSPEPKRAPPPVSPKPRGPPTAPKPGKAVVSSVATSPSPAATSPVATSPIPAPRPSSPLAAAPLPAPENPSAPSLSPGLPLTSTSPAQSPSTPSPHPVKPPRSSIAGLSIDLLGGREAEEEEERRKEKEHQRKTEQEKEESKMAEDENQGELERKTLRRGEAKEESQEEGGQQEKRIQHRLEETSASLAAALPTVEHKIKEEDRPNDKKAAVSILDDIGSMFDDLADQLDAMLD